TACAACCGAATACCCGAAAGTACTTGAGGATGGGCTTGCGTCCCGTGAGAATTTCATAAGGTGTCTTGTTCAATATCTTGTGGAGATAGAGGCGATTAGTAGCATGGCATGCGGTGTTGATTTCTTcggcccaaaagttgtatggaGACTTGAACTCCGCCAATATTAtccttgccgcatccatgagagttctattcttcctctccgctacaccattttgttgagggtATACGCAGCGgaatattgtcttttgataCCCTCATCACTCAAAAACTCAATCAAGGTGTAATTCTTGAAGAGCCATTGTCACTCCTAATAGCCATAATCTTTGCATTGTATTGACGTTGGGCTTCATTGACAAAGTCGATGACGGTTTGTTGGGTCTCACTCTTGTGTTTGAAGAAATATACCCAAGTGTACCTAGAATAGTCATCAACAATAACCAAGCAATATTTCTTACCACCAAGACTATCATATGTGGAAGGACCGAAGAGATCCATATGAAGGAGCTCCAAAAGCCTCGTTGAAGTGATAATTGTCTTGTGGTGATGTGCCTTCTCATGTAACTTTCCTTCAATACAAGCACTACACACACGGTCTTTattaaatgaaacattggttagtcctagcacatgctcacctttgaggaggctttgcaaagatctcatattgacatgGGCTAGACGGCGATGTCATAGCCAACCGACATCAACTTTAGCCATTAGACATGTTTCGTCTCTACTGGGTTTCTTACCGAAATCTACCACATAGAGACCATTTTCCACATATCCAACAAATGCTACTTTAAGAGTCTTGCTCCACAAAAGGGTCACACTAGTTGTGccaaagaagaaataaaaaccCATAAGTGCAAGTTGAAGTACCGAAAGTAAATTGTATGAAAGGGACTCAACAAACATTACATTCTCAATGGTTGTATCCGGAGAGATGACAACCTTGTCTAGTCCCAATACCGTTGATTGTGAAGAATCTCCAAATGTAACTTGCTTGGACCTTGATGTACTCATTTTGGCGTCCACAAGCAATTCTTTGCTCCCGGTCATATGATTAGTGCATGCACTATCCACTATCCATGAAGATCCACCGAAAGCAACCTCCTACAAGTTTAAGCTTTGGTTTTAGGTACCCATCTTTGAATGGGTCCTTTAGCGTTAGCAACAAGTCTTAGGAACCCAAATAGACCAATGAACATATTCATAAGGAGAACCAACAAATGTGGCATAAACATGCTCATCATTAATAcgacaaagaacatatgaggGATTGAAATCCTCGGCACTACTATCATAGGTGGCTTTGCCACCTTTCTTGTTGTTTGGCTTCTCATTggccgcctccccttccttcacaaaataagcATTAGTGTGGGGAGGTGCCTTGGActtctttttgttgttgctcttctcATTGGGGTTGTACCCaattccctccaatccaaaagCCTTTCTATGATcattcaaaagatcatggaggTTCTTCTCGCCTTGCAAGCAAGTGGCTAGGTTCTTCTCGAGTTGAGCCTTCAATCTAGCATTCTTCTCAATCATAGATGTATGCTTACAACAATGGTTAGTTGAAAcatctttatcattagaaATTAATTCTTAACAAGAAAACATAGAAGATGATCACAAGATTTTTTGAGAGATTTGTACTCACTTGTCAAGAACTTGTGATCCTTTCCAAGTTTGTCAAAGTCCTCAAGGAGATTCCTATGACCATTCTCAACTTCACATATCCTACCCAAGTACTTATTAGCAAGGGAAATAACATTATCATAGGAATCTTTAACTTTGGCAAATTCTTTACTAAGTGACTCCTTAATTGCTTCcctatttgcttgttcttcctcaagagcTTCATTAAGCTCCGCAATCTCATGAGCGACAATGCACTCAAGTCTTACCTTTTCATCCATGAGCTCATCATGTTTTTCAATAGTACCTTGAACTTCACCTAGTTTTTCTAAGAGGTCCTCAAACCTCTTTTTGGTCTCACCTTccaagcttgccatgaagatcTCGAACTCATTCATGCTATGCTTAACAACATTACTCTCCTCCACACAATCAAATAGAGATAAATTCTTAGGAATGACATGTTTGGTGGGAGGAGGGATTACCGAAGAAGTCTTGACCATAAGGCACTTGGGTGAGCGGTTCTTGTTCTCATTGGGAGAGTcgaagagagatggaagtgAAGGAGCAATGGCAATGTTCGCCCTCTCCGTGgactcttcatcatcatcatcatcatcatcttcgtcaCCCGAAGtatattcttcttgaacaAGAAGCATTTTTGGTTGCCTCTTCTTCGTTGGCTTCTTGTTGAAGGAGGGCTTGGTCTTCTTTTTAAGGATGAGACGACCAccattctcctccctcctctcatAGATACAATCTGCAACAAAATGGTCATTATTACCACAATTATAACATTTACGAGATTTTTGACTTTTGGTCTTGGAGCTTGAAGCTCCCTTGTTGTAGTGGTTGTTAGGGTTGAAAGAGTTTGACTTGacaaacttcttgttcttccaaaaagcTTGAGCTGCAAGAGCCATGTGATCATTGAACTCATAGTTGTAATTTTCTTCCGTGACTTCAACTTCTTCTTGTAGGGTGCTTCACATGGAGTTGAGGTAGGAGTCACGTTGGCCTTCAATGCAAAGCTTGATCTTTGTGAGAGAAACTTGGCTCGAATGAGGTCGTTCTCGGAGGTCTTCTTGAAAATATCCATAGCTACAAACTCTCACATCACTTGACTTGGAGTCAAGCTATAGTAGTCCGTTCTTTGCCTAATCATTGCGGCATGAACCTCTCCGTGTGGAGAGATGGCTTCTATGAAGAGACGCTTGAGCCATTTATCATTGATGTCACGACTCCCATGGTCCTTCATCTTGGCTCCAAAAGTGATGATTCTCCTATATAGCTCATCCGGAACCTCTCCATCCTTCATGAAGAAATTTTTGCATTCGTTGATGACCACTTCGAACTTTAACTTCCTAACACtctcattgttgtcaaagtGGTCACCAATAATCTTCCAATCATCTCTAGCGGAATCAACACCACGGACAAAAGTTCTATACTCCAAGGGTAAGGCCTTTAGGAGTATTCCAATGACATGCTCATTGAGTTGATTGTTCACATACTCTCTTGGTGATAAGTTCTTTGGATCATGAACAAAGTAACATTCTTCAACAATTCTGCACAACTCCGTTGATGTGCTCTTGAAGTGAGTCCTCATGGAATGAAACCAATCAACGTAATTAGTAGAGGTTAGCATGGGGGGTTCACCTTGATTATACATAGGTGGCAAATTATGGTGGCGATGATTATATTGAGGTGGTGGAGCCACCTCACTATACAACCCATAGCCACCCCTACCTTGGGATTTGGTAGCActctctgataccaattgaaatATCGGTATGGTCgtctagaggggggggggtgaataggagactaacaaattttaacttttctttttcttgaaagatacaaacacttaatcctagggctttctagattctctaaagtgaatgcaaccctagtatgaagtgcaatagccgaagcactagCCGAAGCAAAGTATAGGCAATGAAGTAAagcaagtaagtaaaggggcaagtatgataccacaggggaagacgaagatttcatcggagttccacctattgggatcggtgtacgtctccgtttggaggagtgctctaccacaaagggagagacgccacgaaggctcactctattctccaactcaccacaccacaaaggtgggatgcgctctcacaacaccacaaaggcgaagtgagttccactaatggcttccttgaaggcgaatgccgaacctttacaaacaaggagaagggcacgaatccacaactaaattggaggctccttccgaaatcctcaaacacctcctcacaagattgcttgaagagacaccttccggctagggatcccaaaatcccaagagtaacaaaatccaccaaggaaaacgagaggaatcaacttttgatttggtgaaaccctagatcgagctcttctcaacctTTCTTCAAAGTATTAGCTAGGGGGAagcactagggagagagatctcgagatttgaagCTTTGGAGGTGAAGAACGCTTCCAGGAATGGAGTAACGAACCGTTGGGGATGAAGACCCTCTTTTATAGGATCCCCGATTTCTGCCCGTTATGTGCAATGTCTGCAcagggcggtactaccgctaGATCAAGCGGTACTACCGCTCGCGGTAGTGCAGCACCGGTACCGTGCCAGTGCCGCTATATGTCAGTAGCGTTTTGCTACCTCATAGCATTGGTGCGGTACcggggcggtactaccgcgaCCGGTACTACCGGCCTGGGATGACCGGTACTGCCGCTCTGGATAGGAAAAACAGGCAGAACCCTTTGGTTCAAGAATAGGTTTTAGCTAATCTTCACCGGTGGGATTGAGGCTATctggtgggtgcaatttggtggttgtgtgtacgtgaaattgatttaCCCAAGCCTTCCCagatggactccctctttatagtacggattttcctacgactcaatataaataaaaagccgtaaatccttctacgcttctttcctttgagAGCAACGAACCACTTTGCTTGATTCTGtataatttctgaaaacacTTAGCATACGGTTAGTCCCCATATTaagttgtcattaacaccaaaactcattagggatcgaaatgccctttcaacaACGGCTGGCCCATCCGATACCGGTGACGGAATAGGAGGGCAGGAAACACAGGATTTGTGCGATGGACCaaatgcaaaaagaaaaacgtcCAGACTTGCTAGTTTGACAGTTGTTGCCGAGTGCTTTGGTGCTATGTGCTTACAAATTGTCAAAGTTATGTTGGTACGGAGAACAGTGGCATACTTCAGTTGGTTAACTCTGTCTTATCTTCACTCCCCACTTTTTATATGAGTATTTTTCTCCTGCTTGTGGGAGTTATCAATCAGATTGACAAATACAGAAGGCATTGTCTTTGGAGAGACTAGGACATCGCCAAGAAGAATCCACCACTAGCTGCACGGGAGATGGTCTGCAGACCTAAGCAAGAAGGTGGCCTTGGGGTCAAGAACCTACCTGTCCAGAATAGAGCATTGATTATGAAAAATGTTCATAAATTCATTAACCATGTCGATCTCCCCTGGGTTCATTTGGTCTAGGGACTTCACTATACTCTTTTGCCATTGAGCAGGATATTGCTGTGGCAGAGATTGCTAGATGCTTTGATCTTGCATCACTTTTTGTCCTGCCACTTACTATAGATGCATTTCTGCAACTTCAGGATATGATGCAGCTTGTTGGACAAAATGATGTCATACATCAGCATGATATGTGGAGCCTCATGGCCACAACTAATGGCTTCGGTGCTGCTACTGCCTGTGATCTCCTTATGGACCATATTGAGATCCCTCCCACATTTATGTGGAGTTGGAAATCATGTTGCCACCTGAAGCAAAAGGGTGTTTGCCTGGTTATTGCTGATCAACAGACTGAACACTAGGGCCATGTTGCATCAAAAGAATTTCTATCTCCCAACATATGACCGTGTTCTTTGCCAAGGGGTCCAGATGGAAACCAGAGACTACCTATTTTTTCACTACCCATTTGGCCTGGCGTGATGGAGATATCTTTGCCCTTAGTTTGTGCCACATCAAAATGTCCATCAGAACTTCAGAGAGATTAAGCAAAAGCTCCAGGAACCATTACACATGGAGATCTCCACACTTGTCTGCTGGAGCATATGGGGAGTAATGACTGTTTTCAATAACAACATGCCCTCTCTGATGTCGGCAAATTTTCAAAGGTGAATTAAACATGGTTTCTCACCGGGGAAGGAGAAAGAAATACCACCAATTTGGCAACTGgattaataacttttgataGGTTGACTTGATAAATGTTGGTTATCAGTCTTTTGTACATAACTCTTTTCATTTTAATAAAAGTTGATGTAGATCATTGCTCTTCTGTTTccctaaaaaataattattgtaGTAGACGGTGAGGTAGTCTTTGGGCTAAGGCCCCAAGCTATGGGTGCACCAGAGCAATAACAATCACCAAAGATGGGAATCATAAATCGGAAGAGTCAGACCTTAAACCACACTAACGAACACAAAAACCGATCAAATCCCAAGAGCACTAGGAGCACAACCGGAGAGAGAAGGTCCTTATTATGATTCAAGGCGTCATTGTCGGCGATAGGAACACAAGATGACCCGTGTCAAGATTTAATGAAATCTAACCATTTTTGCAAACACCACATGGTGGCATTTCTGTGTTTAGATAGTTAGGTGAAAAACATCCACGATCAATCAAGTTTGCATCTTGACCCATGCTCGTGAGCCACCGTTGACAAAACTGACGCTACAAGCTTCAATATTAGACTCGATCCCAGACGATAGGGAATATAACGTTTGGGCCCGAACATAAATGTTAGGATCCTCGATGTTTCTCTCCTGAAGAAATAAGTGACCTTTAGGCGTTGGTAGCGAACCACCAATGACCCTAGCACCaatcttctttctctcttcaccATGAAGAATAAAGAGGGCTCCTCTCTCACTCTCACCTTTTTCAGTTTCTCGAGTTAGTTTGTCCTATGTTGCATTAATATTTTGAAACTCTAGTTATTCTTTAAATAGGATTTTGTTGAGGTATTTTCACCTCCCTTGATCCATAATGTTCACTCTCCTCAATCCGTAATGTAATGTACTccgtaatatttttttatttgagtTATAGGTGTTGACAAATACTAAGTATGATGCTTATGTATATGCAATTGCAGTTTGGCTTGTATGTataaatgctactccctccgtcccgaattaacaaTCCAAGTTTGTTAATtcggaacggaaggagtaggtGTGACgtttatgtttttttgtgtgtcaTGATCATGGCAAAGTTTTTGAATGTACAACGTTGTTTCAAATGGAATTGATCTGTTCACTTGTCTATTTTATATTCAAACCAAATATTTTATGTTCAGTTTGTCACGTCTACAATTTGACCTGGaggcaaaaaggaaaaaaaaagaaaaagaaaacgtgCAAACCCCGGTTAAACCGCGATATTGCCATCTCCGACCCAGGTTCCAGCCACATCTGACATCGAGTCTCCTCAACTCGCTACCGGCTCCCCACCTTTGCCCTCGCCAGTcgccacctgctgctgctgttcccAGCCCAGTTCTGCGCCGCGCTCCTCCcgaggcgccggcggtgggcgAGTCTGGGCCGCCGGTGGTGGGTGCCTGCTACTGGCTGATGCGGCCGTGGGAATGGGAGTGTGGGAGTACAtcctgcgcggcggcggtcggcgcttcatcaagcgcaaggacaGCGACGCCGGCGAGGCTGGTCAGTCcccctccttcttctttcctgCTCTAGTTCTCCCGTTGCTGTGAGCCTTTTGGCTTTTGGGGAGGAGAGATTAGAGATGGATGGTTGTTAGCACCAATGTCCACTCCTCTCTCGTGTTCTTACTAGTTACAGAGGTTGGAGTTTTGAGTGCGCCGATTTAGTCCCTCCTTGCGGTACCTTTATGGCTGGTGAATTGGTTTCTTTAAGTGTCTTCGTTGGTGCAGATGGCATGAAAAACTGTATCTTTTTCCACTGTATCATTTGTATTACTTGTAGTTGTACCTGTGGCAAACATGCTTTCTTCACAAATTGCATTGCCCTAATTTTTATCTTCCTATAGTTGTACTCGAGCCAAtcctagaaaaaaaagaaggaaaccCGCCATATCCAGTTGGCAGACAGCAGACTGACCTTTTCTGGTTATCTGTTCCCCAAATGCTGATTTAGTTTTTAATAGGCGATGTGGAAATGTATGTTCATAAAGCGATGGTATTGTTACCGGCGACTGCAAGATTGGGAAGCCTTAGCACATGTATCGTGGTGTATGCATTGAATAATGTTTGGGTCTCGTTTCCATGGCAAGTATGCTTAGTATGATTGTGCATAACATTGTTTACGTTCCTTTAAGCTGCATCTTCTTCCGTTGATGTTGGGAAGGTTTGTAGTTGAAATATGTCGGGAGTCATGGGAGCTTAATTAAGTTCAGCTCTTCATCGTTGGCCTGAAGAAAAGTGAGTTCTTTATTGCCATGGAGAGTGTTTGAATCAGAAAATCCAATGTTCAATTGCGAGGAAATTTAGGTGCATTTTCTTCTAAAGGAAGTCATTCTACTGGAGTAAAAGACTAATTATTATGCTTCATCATGCTTAATAGAGTGCTTGTGGGGCTGGACTGCTGGTCAAGAAAGTTTGCTCTTTTCCTGTTGCTCTAGTTGTTGTGATTCAATTTCAAGTGAAATAGTTCCATTGCACAAGACACTATTTGTGGCACTGAATGGTAATTTGTATCACTTCCAAATGACCAAAAATAAGCTTTTGACtctcaattttatttttgatgaCCTCCCAGGTCGGGCATTGGAGGAGCTGAGGGGCTCCCTCTACAATGAGTTTCATACTTCGGAAGGGGCCAAACGCCAGCAGCAGAGGTTTTGTGGCCCCAGTGTTGCACTGACATTCAATTTCGTCGTTTCTGTTGGGATCATCTTGGCAAATAAAATGGTCAGTGATGTCTTTATCAGTCTTCTTACAGTTCATGTTGTTCCTATTTGCGTTTAGTTAATTACATGTCATCTCTTATTTGTAGGTGATGGGTACCGTTGGGTTTAATTTTCCAGTTGCACTGTCTCTAATTCATTATGTAGCTGCCTGGGTCCTTATGGCTATCCTAAGGGCATTATACTTGATGCCCATTGCTCCTCCTTCAAAATCCACTCCTTTCTCCTCATTATTCGCTTTGGGTGCTGTGATGTCTTTTTCCACTGGGCTTGCTAATGTGAGCTTAAAGCATAATAGGTGAGATCAATAATGGTATCTCTCTGTTTAACAAATGCAAAGCATTCTACCTTAAAGTTGTGCTCGATGAGATTTTCTCAGTGCGGTCACTGTTCTCTATCTTCAGTGTAGGGTTTTATCAAATGTCTAAGATAGCTGTAACTCCAACAATTGTTGCAGCAGAATTTATTCTTCTCCAGAGAAGTGTTTCCCTTCGGAAGGTAATGCTGTTAGAAAGCTTAAGCTTTATGCCCTGTTCATTGCTTTAGTTAATCTATTTGGTATTGGGGACTTCAAGGTAATTGCGGGTCTCCTGACTCAAGAAGAATTGCTACTTTCGATTACAGGTTATCACGCTAGTTCTAGTGTCATTTGGTGTGGCTGtagcaaccgttactgatttggagttcaactTTTTTGGTGCTTGTGTAGCAGTAGCTTGGATCATTCCTAGTgctgtaaacaaaatcttgtGGTCAAATTTACAACAGAGTGGAAACTGGACTGCTCTTGCGTAAGTTGTAATTTATATGTCTTCTTAGATAACTCATATTCTATATGTATTTCCTAACATTCAGGTTATTTGCTCAGGTTGATGTGGAAGACAACCCCAATTAcgatgtttttctttcttatacTGATGCCTTTGATGGATCCTCCTGGGTTATTGTCTTTCAACTGGAATTTCAAGAACAGCAGTGCAATTATGATATCTGCGTTGCTTGGTTTTCTTCTTCAGTGGTCCGGTGCTTTGGCACTTGGGTGAGCATTATATCTTCtgagtaaatatcacaaaaccccTGGTTTCTGAAGAACCGTATCGCAAAACTACACCTTTTCGGTTTTTTTATTACATAACCTGCATTCTTGGACAAAACTGTATCGGTAAACCCATAATCTCGATTGCGAAGCGGCTATAGGGAAACTGACAtcggggcccacatgtcggccTAAAGAACGAAAGCTGTGTTAACTTAGTACGTCCGGTCTGGTTCGGTTTTCTGCCAGTTCGGGCTGGTTCGGGCCATGGAAATGGAGGGTACGAGCGCCCCGCAAGAAAGCCCCTCCGCCGCTCCGCGAGCTCCTAggcgccggcctcctccagcGCTGGATAGACCTTGCCGCCGTCTCCATCCGCTTCGTGCCAGCGCGGACGCGAAGAGTCTCTCGGCGCGCTCTGCCGTGACCCGAGGCGCTGGATCCGCCACCGTCTCCTTGTCCCGAACCAGCGGAAAACCGAACCAGACCGGGCTAAGTTAACACGATTTTCGTTTCTGaggctgacaggtgggccttGATGTCAGTTTCGCTGTTAGCCGCGTTGACAGCGAGATTATGGGTTTACCGATACAGTTTTGTCCAAGAATGCGGGCTATGTGGTAAAAAACCGAAAAGGTGTAGTTTTGCGATACAGTTCGTCAGAAACTAggggttttgtgatatttactctATATTTCTAGTTTTCTCTTTCATAATAATCCTTCCTGCCAATCTATTAAGTCACATGTTTTTCCTGAAACAAAAGCAAGTAGTTGTGTCCAAATTCATTTCTAGATTATGAGTTTACGCTTTTACTTCATTGCAGTGATCTTTGtcaaatacttcctccgttcctaaattcttgtcgttgttttagttcaaatttgtactaaaacagcgacaagaatttaggaacggagggagtagtcagCAACATCTCGTATTTGGAAATAACATGTTGGTTATGCATATCATGTATGCCAGCATGCTTAGAGCTTAGATAACTGAAAACACCTTTTTGCTCCTCAAAATATACTTATGAAACGACAAATATTAATATGCAATCCTTTAGCTGTTCTACATGACAAGCATTAATAtatttgaaataaaacctCCTTTTCACGGTTTTGCTGAAAAGTGACAAGACCTTTAAAGTTTCAACTGCAACAGAGAACCTGTCCACCATACAGTCCTGTTACTCCAGTGTTCCCCTGAGAAGTATAATATTCATATGCCTTCTGTATTGAAAAGGATGAATAGCTTGTTACTCATGCATTCTTTTTTGCTTTGGCATTGTCCAAGTTTGCGTAACTCTTGGAAGTGAACTGATCTTTGCACTGGATTTTGTATGACACAGTGCAACCTCGGCTGTATCTCATGTCGTGCTAGGCCAGTTCAAGACAATTGTTATAATGCTCTCCAGCTTTCTGGTATTTAACTCTGATCCTGGATTCACCAGTATCTGTGGAGCTGTCATTGCCCTCGGTGGCATGTCAATCTACACTTACCTAGGGCTAAAGGACTCAACAACTGGTGGTAAG
This is a stretch of genomic DNA from Brachypodium distachyon strain Bd21 chromosome 1, Brachypodium_distachyon_v3.0, whole genome shotgun sequence. It encodes these proteins:
- the LOC100824271 gene encoding nucleotide-sugar uncharacterized transporter 2, coding for MGVWEYILRGGGRRFIKRKDSDAGEAGRALEELRGSLYNEFHTSEGAKRQQQRFCGPSVALTFNFVVSVGIILANKMVMGTVGFNFPVALSLIHYVAAWVLMAILRALYLMPIAPPSKSTPFSSLFALGAVMSFSTGLANVSLKHNSVGFYQMSKIAVTPTIVAAEFILLQRSVSLRKVITLVLVSFGVAVATVTDLEFNFFGACVAVAWIIPSAVNKILWSNLQQSGNWTALALMWKTTPITMFFFLILMPLMDPPGLLSFNWNFKNSSAIMISALLGFLLQWSGALALGATSAVSHVVLGQFKTIVIMLSSFLVFNSDPGFTSICGAVIALGGMSIYTYLGLKDSTTGGKRIPSASRQSSHSPKSKIIMEGEKLEARLMDSV